Genomic segment of Malania oleifera isolate guangnan ecotype guangnan chromosome 7, ASM2987363v1, whole genome shotgun sequence:
cccccctctagactatatactcctggGCTAGGACAACCAACAACCATGTTTTCAAATGTGAACTAGTGCCTAGCTAAAACACCGATATTTCTTCCTTCTTCTATCTTCTGGGCTCTTGTAGGTTGGGAGAAATAAACAAATTCTTAAACTAGCTATTTAACGATCTAGAATCCCAATTACTTTTCCACATGTTAATGAGGTGGGATAATTAGATTTATTTACGCCTTTCAACCATATATgccaattataattattttactgcTTGCTTTATTTTGCAAGGGACCACAAGGCCTACACATTACCATATGTTTTTAGATGAGGTTGGTTTTTTTGCAGATGACCTACAAGATCTTGTTCATTCTTTGTCATATGTGTAAGTAGATTCGGGCCATTGTAGCTACTTAAATAATGGTTATTGGagagttttaattaaaaataattttgttattagtgtatatttataatgtatgactgttatattGTTGACTAGTGACTCCTATTGcccatatttatttgttgttgaCCCAATATtttattgtcacgccccgaactcgcagatgggtcccaagtgtgaaaatagtaacctaacctgtctttgtatcaattaaacatacatgatacaatactggaagagggtctgaccccgtggggtataggGAAGCCCTacaaaacatacacatacacatatatactcatcaaatacatgGCAGAAACTGTtcaatctatccatataacataccataccagagtctatacaacactaggatacatgttcccataattacaaagtatactttgggtgtctacaaaaaccatcatgacaacccagttacaaaacttGTACCTATCCAGGCACTAACCGTagctatccatataacataccataccagagtaaATACCCCCGCTTTCGGATGCTAGAATGTCAGTTTcagctacttgaaggacctgaaaatatttgtgtatatgttcggggtgagacacctcttagtaaggaagaaagtaggttatatcagtgtgtggcataccagtgttattttatgtaaaacataacatcatacaatacgatacaattcgaaacatttccatacatttTCATACAGTTCTATAcaagttccagtattttcacaaatccatttcagtacatacgatacccaaacatatggtcaatgtcgtcacacttaAGCAACTGATACCCTttgataaccgaagcctcacaactGCAAGTCGCCAAATACGGTGTAGCttacacccatcggtgaccagccatAACacattggtgatatttcacaccctcagatatagagccgcaCACTCTCACCTACGGTAATGAactggtacatggcgcagcgtacggtaattagccgccacatagctgtttcagcaTACtttaattagccgccactagctgatttcacaaaacctggaatcattttggaactcacgttcctatactcatcagcgtaaggtaattagccgccacatagttgttttacaaaatacgtggaacaattacatacaaccatacattccatacTTTTTTGGTATATCGTAAATTATATCATTTTCtaaatcaagcatacaattttatacaaatatggatatgGTCATCTCAATAGTACAGTTTAAACTCAACATACAGTTTTCAaatcaaagtagagatgatacccgaaaatCCCGATTTTaccgaaaactataacccaaaaataccacatttttacctaatagatttttccaaataagtagtcaaaacatacatacgatcgtaacctataggtttaccaatcctgatttaaaaaataaactgatataaattgaATCGCCTTACCTTAACGTGAAATCAACCCACGAACTATACGACTCTCAAACTACGAACTAAGACACCGAAACCTAAATAATgtagaacaatacttccttacaattcatactactatacatatctCGAAATAGAAGTggaaatcgagccttacctcgatagatatttattaaaattaacattaaaatatctGTGATtgattgttaattaaaaatatacatataaaattttcaaccctaatgaagaattatatattgaaaataaatgTAAAACTCAAGCATATTCAAACTGTTGTATTCAATCTGCTGTATTCAAAATTTGagatgataaaatatatatttttttaaaatttttataggcaGTGTAATATTCATAGAGATGGAGATGAATTTACTCAAcaatatataataaatcaatatataacaattttaatttaataaaatacaaataatgaaataaaatccTTAACTCATATGGGGGTTTTAGATGCACCTTCCAAACAACAAATCGAAAGCAAAATACTATATTGTGAATCTATAATAACAAATCTTCAATATATACTGCAAATTAATCAAGAAgattcaatgaaaataaaataaatttaggatAAAATACATACCCCATTTCTCCCATTTTATAGCTTActcgaacggtcacctgcaaaAGTCACCTACAAACTCTCTGAATAGTCACCTGCCACCTGTCACGACAATCGGCCACCTACTGATGTTGCTATCCTCCTCCCTGTCCGACTCTTTGCTCTCTGTCCCTTCCTTGCGTTTGCGAGGAGAAAGCAGGAGTTGAATGATGTTAAGACAAATCTCGCTGCTTTGCCACGCGTCACACACCGATCAACCGTTTCATTTCTCCAGGTAAATATCGCTGCTTGATCCAGTAAGATTTGCCTTGACACGCGTCAATACGATTTGACTGACTGTCTAAATTTTGCAGCTTACGTGATTATGTGAGTGCCATTGGGAAATAttgtcaacttcaaggggcgcaggattagtcacgtggaccgtaaaatggacgcgtggatacccggtgcgtattcaaaaaaaaaaaaaaggtattatttgatatattattttaaattaaagatAAAACGGGGAAAAAGCCTCTCCATTGCGCCAGCTTTCACTGCGTCTTTCTGGCTCTGCTTCTCTAATGTCGTTAGTCGAAAACAAGTGAAGAAGAAGGCAAGCAGGGCAAGAGAAGGGAAGGCATGTAGAGAGTGCAGAGCAGGATATGGTCGATGATGAGACATGGGGCAAAGAGGCTTTGTAATGTTCAACTTCAAGTCTGCAAACTTTCCTCGGACTGTTATTGCATAACTGCAATTCAAACCCACGCCAGAATTGTTAAATTAGGGTATTATGGAACTCGCCCATCTCTCTTAGCCACTCTAATATCAGCATACGCTTATTGTAATCGACCTAATATTGGTTCTCGGCTTATAGACGAGATCACAACCTGGGGTTTCGATTTGATGAATGCAAATTCAATCTTGACAAGTTTAACTAAATCTGGAGATCTTCACATTGCCCGTGAGATATTTGATAAAATGCCTGCGCGAGATGTTGTCACCTGGAACGCAATGATTGCAGGATGTCAAAGAAATGTTAGCTTTCAGGAGGGGTTCAGACTCTTCCGGAGGATGCTGGGCTCCAATGTGGAACCGGATGGATTCACATTTGCTTCCCTTATCGCCATGTGCGCGCGGGTTGGGTCGATTAAGCTTGCAGAATGGGTGCACggtttagtgattgagaaaagaATTGAATTGAATGCCATACTGAGTTCTGCGTTGATAGACGCGTACTCAAAATGCGGAAAAATAAGAATTGCCAAAGAGGTTTTTGATAGCGTTCAACACGGTGATGTGTGTGTTTGGAATGCTATGATTAACGGGCTAGCCATTCACGGTCATGCTTTGGATGCCATCACATTGTTCTCACAGATGGAATTAGAAAATGTTCCGCCTGATTCTATAACTCTTCTTGCTATTTTGAAGGCTTGCAGCCATTGTGGTTTGGTTGAACAGGGTCGCAAGTATTTTGATCTAATGTCCGGACATTACTCCATTCAGCCACAGCTTGAGCATTATGGAGCCATGGTTGATCTCCTTGCTCGAGCTGGGCTCCTGGGAGAAGCTTGTGCGATAATTAAGGCAATGCCAATGAAGCCAGATGTTGTCATATGGAGGGCGATTCTTAGTGCTTGCAGGACTCATAAAAACCCGGAATTGGGCAAAGTTGCcattgcaaaaatatcatgtctcaAGAGTGGAGATTATGTCTTGCTTTCAAATCTTTACTGCTCTCTAAAGAATTGGGATGATGCAGGGAGAGTGAGAGAATTCATGAGAAGAAAGAGAGTTCACAAAAATCGTGGAAAGAGTTGGGTTGAAGTTGCAGGAGTCATTCACCAATTCAAGGCAAGTGATCGGTCACACTCTGAGACAGAATCAATATACAAATTGTTGGAAGCGTTGATCAGACGAGTCAAGTTGGAGGGATTCACTCCTACAACTGAGTTGGTTTTTATGGATGTGTTGGAAGAGGAAAAGGAGGGTAATTTGCATTCTCACAGTGAAAAATTGGCACTGGCGTATGGGCTTTTAAAATCTAGTCCTGGAACAGAAATTAGGATTTTGAAAAACCTCCGCATTTGTGATGACTGTCATTGTTGGATGAAAATAGTTTCGAGAGTGTTAGGCCGAGTAATAATCTTGAGGGATCGGATCCGCTTTCATCAGTTTGAAAATGGTCTGTGTTCTTGTGGAGACTATTGGTAGTTGGTGCCTAGAATACAATGTAGAGATTTGGGTCTGTGGGTTTGACATGAGTTCAGCCTGTTCATCCAGGGCGTCAGTAATGTTGTAATGTTGGATTTAAAACTATGTCTTGTAGTATAGGGGTTCAGTATAAGGACAACAAAGGAAATTTGATTATTATCATGGAGATTTTGTAAGGCTATGGAATATAATTGACAAactatgcttttttttttttactggaAACTTTTTAGAGAATTTTCTGTGACCAACAGTAGACTCAGTTTGCCCCAAGCTGTtaagtatgttttaaattgttcaATTGTGTATGAACTTTCAGGTAGTGTTTTTGGGGATTGATCTGGTGGGCAGATCTAAGCGAAACTTTGAAGGCACCTAGAGCCATTGGTCTTGAATATGGGGTACTGGTACACTACTCTTGAACATTTATGATGGAGGCTTGTCGATCACTTGGATGTCATAAGCTTGATCCAAATGTAAATTTGAATGTCATAAGCTTGATCCAAATGTAAATTTGAACAAAAAGGAAAAGGGTGTGTGGATGGTTTGTAAGAAAGCAATAAGTGGTTTGCATTTTCTTCTTGCCTGTTTTTAACCCTTGAAGTTACATTAGGATTAGCAGGGAAGTATCCACTAGGAACATTCAAATTTTTCCCAGGACGTATCAAGACATCTTCTAAAGCTGAAGAGGATATGCAAGTTTCTTTCTCTCTTCAATCTTCTGTTGTTGTGGGAGCAGGGCTTCATCATGATAGAAGCAAAGCTCTAAGTAAAAAGTGCTGAGAAGAGGTTAGACCATGCCTTTCCTTTTTCCTGTGCTTAAGACTCAAATACTTTGATGGTTTCTGATTTGTTTTTCTTGATTTTGCCTATGCATAATCAGTTTTTTTAGGCTTTCCTGCATTGAATATTATAGAAGGAGaactctatttatagggttgCTCTAAATGAATGATCATTagtttattgtaatatttttggtTTATGCCTTTACCATTCAGTATAAGGAGCTAAAGGGATTAGAATTTACGACTAATTGAAGGGTAAATTTGCCATGACATTGAAAGTGAGTCAAACACCATAGGGGCATTTTAATTGCTAGAGCATGTGGTTGGCTAGTATCGAATACACATTCAACAACGAAAAAGAAAAATAGCTATTAGAAAATCCAAAACATCATACACTGCCAAACAACaccataaaacaaaaacaaagaactCGTAGCATTGCTCCATCAGGTGCTTGTGATAAGAGAGGgtgctccctctctctctctagatgcTAGTAGGTTTGCTGTCTTGGATTGGAACCAATGGGAGTTTGCCTCCATACACTTCTGGTAGCTGGCTCTCATCAATTTCTTGGAGCAGAGTTGATTTCAGCCTTTCGTTGTCCACAAATACTATCTGTGAGTACACGTATGCAGCAGACATACATGTGAAAATAATATTTAGTCATTATGCCATCCTTATCAATGCAATCACAGCCTGTTTATATATATCCTTGGATAGCATATGCACATTGTGGTGCATACATTGTGCGCCCATGTATGTAACAGAGGTGTACATGAAATGGAAGTCACAATGAAAAAGTACACTGGTGACTactagagaaagaaaagaaaataaaaacgtAATTAAGACCCAGAATCTTACTTTGGACCTGGTTTTGATGTCAATAAATGGGTATACAACTTTCCAGGCTGTCATGAATAAGAAAGGTGCGTGCACAATGAATAATTTCCCAAGTCTTTCAGGGTAGTAGTCCTGCCATATTTATGACAGTAACTGTCACCAACCAGCAGCTAAATTTTATGATATTTGTCGAGTTTATTTCATTTCCAAATTTAAGTTGatcaatatgtatatatgtattcaTGATCTCAACAATACGATTTTCCTTTTAGCATTATGTAGGTAGGATGGGAATAGAATGAATAAACGGGAGAGGAGTAAACCTGCAGTATGCTGAGAGATCCAATGTAGCCCCGGATGTCGCTGTTTGCATACCCCCATCCCTCAAGATCTCCTATGCCCACAAATTTCTCCTGTCCCTCTGGCATCCTGATCATCATATCATGTACTGCTAAGTtagcatgtgtgtgtgtgtgaggaaTTTTAAGCACTGCAGACTACTTAAAACTAATTAATCACCTCATACATATTATGTCCAGAGCATACACTACAAAGCCTGCATGCAAGAATGCATGTATGTGTTAATTAAAAGTGAAATTAGAATGAAGTAGTAGTAGGTGTTTTACTGAACTTACGCTTGAACTCATCAAGAGCAGAGGGGAAATGCCTGGCGCCAAAGATAACAGTGATGGGTCTGCCTTTCTTGTCAGATCCTTGGAGGAACATCTTGTTTTGAGACAGTTGGTTTGGGATTTGGGATTCTGAAATGGATCCATTTGGGACGAAGCTCCTTCTCCACTTGATGTACTTGAGGAAAAGTGCTGATGCCTTCTCTATGTCCATTTCCCGAGCCCTAAGAAACCTCCTCAACATCTCATCATCCACCTTCTGCACACCATTTTCGCCCCCACCAAACCTTAATTTATTCATCTCTCTCAATTACTTGATATCTATTCATCTCTCAATTAGTTAAAATTCATACATACCTGGGAAGAGGGCTCCTTTGCTTCAACCAAAGCTCTCATGAGACCAACCTTAGTCCTCTCCTCCATCTCCTTGCTTTGGACACCATTCCTTCTTGCTTCTTCATTTTCACTGTACTCATCCAttgaacctctctctctctctctctctctctctctctgggttcCTTGAGAACACTGCAGGCATATACTCTATTTTGACGATGGGGGACATGAAAGATCAACTTTCCTACATATGGATATATTGCTCATTTCCGGGGCAATTGGTTGTGTGCATTAAATGGGATGTTTACTAGTCACAAAAATTACATAAGCAAACAAATTATCTTAATGAATTGCTGCACCCATGGATAAATATTGATGATGTTGATGTCACAGACACAGTACTCACCTTCAACCCCCTTGAACTCAATTCCCAATTTAACATcggacaccccccccccccccccaccccaactCCATTTGTAATGCCTAAATTTGTTTATTGCTTGAAAGACATTCAAGAACTCTAAATATAATTTGACGGAGTCccattttattataaaattatattcaattaaacttaaTTAGGTTCaccaataatattaaaaattatattcaattaaacttaaTTAGGTTCACCAATAATATTAAGACTTAAAACTCACCTCATCGAAATGAACCCGAACTTACAGCGCATTAACCTCTAATAGATCATAATCAAACCGATCtaactcaatttttttatttgagcATTAAATGGTGGCCAATTTTGGTTAGCAAAGCACAACTACTTCCTATGGTCAGTAGAGCTAGGTTCAACTACTAtgcttttaaatctttttcaatGCAAggataaaacaaaatacattataagTGGATAAGACTTTCCACAAAAATAAATaggaaatattattaaaaattcatGTGGTTTGACTTTAAAACAATGAGATATCTCATTCTTTAATATTGTCACCAAactctttttctttcaaaattatgtaaaattttaaCTGGCATTCTTCTATATAAACAAAATGTCACGTCTCGAACCCGTCAAGTGGGGCCCGAGAtatgatgtgatccaatcacctgtgttTGATACCATAATCTTAATCACGtagtggaaaaataaataaacatccttaataatatGTCAGAGTACTATATAAACATCTCAAAACAGTATTTgccaacatccagtatccatatatatatatatatacacatctcagaaaactaaaaaaatataaacaaaaaatacaaccaaaatttgTACCCTCACAAAAATATTATGCCAACAAACCTAAACTcgagcttgctaagctcgatcacgcggagTGTAACGCTCCGACCCATTATACGAttccagagtgctactacacttCTATAATACATCTATctatgataaacatacatatacaacccgccctgaATAGGGATATACAGGTATTTTCGTACTGATCTGTAATCTCATgcacaatggaaaacataaacatcctaTGGAAAATCTAAAAGACATATAAGAGTTTCTAACTAACTTATttcatacatacatccatacttaaaacataacctgtttTTAGAATTTCCAAAAAGACattctgaactaagtctattacatatacaaaacacatTTATGTAGCTAAATACAATACGACACTctaagtccctctagcaactagaaCCGATGTCctgcaggacctgaaacaaaggttgtatgttggggtgagacacttcttagtaaggtgaaagatattacatcagtgtgtgaccatacaTATTCAAACTAGTAGAAAAAAATTACATATgtataacatattttcaatactgtaatatagaagatatataaatataattccTGCGATAGATAATTCAGCATTGTTACAAGCGAGAATTCCTGAGGTTAGGGTaaggtacaggcccatacactgtacaatccctccgcccagtactcaaacctgtgacatTGCCtagtttagtttttaaatcatgtatatgcatatttagaatacAATCCAGTTTAGAAACTTCATAACTAATGTcaacactaccccttggcttGGGTTGTGtgatttactatagtccgactggaaccacctggtccattaatccaccagtggcacACTCCAATCCAGCCAACTATTTCGATACCCATACTGAAaatcagatgtgtggttgcactatatccaAAATATAGCAACGGAACCGCACTTAaactttttaaggcttcatataacgttgatctttttaaggctctcatataacattgagctttttaagaTTCTCATAGTAACAAGCTGTGGTCCCAATACCATATATACAATTTACGATAAAaccaaattaacttgtttccaattcataaaCCACTtgtgcatttccagtattttcacaaactcattcattcatactgtgatATAAACCAGCGCACACATTCtcagtttaaccctttttacataCAAAGCTCAATATATAATCgtcacctattttccacatttttagataGAAAAATGAAACTCCAATTCCCATAGTTCATGTACGTATTCAAACAGATTCAGTATATTCCATtatatcatatgccacactcatttgatcaaaaatccgctatatatagtatataactcgagAAGTAGCATTTAAACGGAAAACAAGGGGTttaagcatctcctacgttaagtttaatataaataatgaagttttgaaaaatttggagATCTtacgccaaaaccctcatttttaccaaaaccgtaaaatcgtaacACTGACATTTTTACCTGGTGAAACttcgcaaataagcagtcaatacgtgcatgtaaacataagctaactttttagccgTTTCGTTTTCTAAAAagattgatgtaaacaaatccccttacctttaccCGAACTCTGAAATACGAACTATACGACtccaaaacaacgaaccgagttctcaaaacttaaaaaccaaagaacaatactttaatacaatcctatttactatagaTCGACCAAGCCAAAAACAAACTTAGACTCTCACCTTGATTTCAGGATGAAACCCGGAAATCCTTTAAAACGAAGATCCAATCCGCTATAATTGTAGAGGTTTTACCCCTAATCCatgtagtaacgtcggatcgtggACTCGAATGACAAACAGCGAAGGAtcgaagagaaagaaagagaattcgccgattctagagagagagagagagagagagagagagagagagagagagagagagagagagagagagtttttgtgaTTTCTTAATCATTAAGtaactaaaaatgatatttataaacccaTTGACTCGGTCAAATTCATTGACGAGtggtgccttcgttgacgagccatagTAGGCTTTTCATCGTCGAACCCTTGTCCGATATTTTTCCCATCGATCGGGATATCTTAGTCatcgaggctctgaatttcggtgaTGAAGCagagaagggccttcgtcgatgaagcctactaaattacctttttacccttctcttatttatttccttatttatgggttcgagtctctacacggaggtcttgaaaaagatgaacTGTATAATGGGTGAGACACgtcttagtaagacaaaatagattaataccagtgtgtggctatcatgaggtttgtgtacaaaatataatcatcatttacaaattaatccacaattatgaaatcattccctgtccctactcacacacatgcaacgtattttattaacgagagtttcccaaggattgaggtgattacccgcctatacaagtagcactcctctactttgataccttatgcaactggGTATGGCTataactgaagcatatcagggcacttaccttactcggtaagctcttaggtggatagtttatctcgtattcacacacattcacacaaatgtttacagatagaagttctcgagaataggaaagattacctaagaatagggaagattacccacccatacaagtagcttccctctgccctcaTATGTTATGCAGTCCAGTATGGCTGCATCTGATATTAATCAGAGcgctcgcctttcttagcaagccctcgggcgaaaagtatacttcgccccaaatatatataatactacaatatataatacatttattactTTACTCTGTGTCTGTTGTCTGTGTATTATTCATCTTTTCAAGTTCTCAGTTTTCACACTTCTCAGTATTTTACATCACataaatctcacttccacattttacattcacatttcactttcTTTGTATTCCCATCTGCAATCATATATTTTGTTCTCATTTTTTTCActggttaaattaacaattatgcatttagaactcactatcAAATGGATAACACACTTTCCTACTCCCCCCCATGACGaattgtgcaacccgaaggctggactaaaccCTGGTTGGCTCACTAgagttaaataataaaaaaaaacaacaacctttttagtctgtaagtcagattggctttcccacactgGTCTGGACTCCAGGGGAACTCTATCCTACatagcacaatcgaccatcccgtctccacactctccacgagatgtgtgggtgcactaactCTTTAGAAATCACGCGCAATAGTACTGTGTATAACACGAAACCAcagtccaccggagttctcaaaccataacttgcagtttaacattcacatttcaattccgattcaacaatcacatgcaatatatattctcaacgcatttcaatattttcaacatctcacaaatatatatatatatatatatatatatttatcataatTCATCGCAATATATTctttttacttatgccacacgatttagaataatacacatatttatacatttactaaaaatacatcaacccacattcatcattcacattattgaaaatacacatttaattatctccataattatccaaaaaatccattactttcatcattccatttttgcaaataataactaataacatagCCTTAAgctcaaaatcacagttcaaacaTTTGGCTTTTCTAAAATTCgcataataaacatatacttacacatattatttttttcattttaaccggtaaattcacaaaattatttgcttaatttattctccttacctgatttcgaAAAACTACACCTGTAGGGATCTTGAACTTATACCCGTGGCGCTCACACAAACTTTGAATTCATGAACCCTAGTTTATCAATACcaccataaataaaatatcattcTTTTCTacatttcctaaactcataaacttaaaataaataattaaattcccaaaaactacaaatttgcttaattcccataaccttaccctaactttggagtggtgcctagaaagcccaattcaaaaatttactccactagacttgtaatGAAATGCTCGTAGAACCATGCGGTGGTTTCATATCgttagtgttagctttaccgtgatcccaagaggggggggggttgaattggtatttttaaaatttaagccctaagtaaatctcctaacaccagtatattcacaaccctagggTCTATCTTGTGCAAGaatgtaaatgtatactagaaagtcaataaaccaacttaatcaaacacacatgcactagaaaacaGTAAAGTAAAGTCGACACacagaaatattatcgaggttcggccaattgcctacgtccccgccttggctaacaagcacaaggat
This window contains:
- the LOC131159429 gene encoding pentatricopeptide repeat-containing protein At5g50990, translated to MMRHGAKRLCNVQLQVCKLSSDCYCITAIQTHARIVKLGYYGTRPSLLATLISAYAYCNRPNIGSRLIDEITTWGFDLMNANSILTSLTKSGDLHIAREIFDKMPARDVVTWNAMIAGCQRNVSFQEGFRLFRRMLGSNVEPDGFTFASLIAMCARVGSIKLAEWVHGLVIEKRIELNAILSSALIDAYSKCGKIRIAKEVFDSVQHGDVCVWNAMINGLAIHGHALDAITLFSQMELENVPPDSITLLAILKACSHCGLVEQGRKYFDLMSGHYSIQPQLEHYGAMVDLLARAGLLGEACAIIKAMPMKPDVVIWRAILSACRTHKNPELGKVAIAKISCLKSGDYVLLSNLYCSLKNWDDAGRVREFMRRKRVHKNRGKSWVEVAGVIHQFKASDRSHSETESIYKLLEALIRRVKLEGFTPTTELVFMDVLEEEKEGNLHSHSEKLALAYGLLKSSPGTEIRILKNLRICDDCHCWMKIVSRVLGRVIILRDRIRFHQFENGLCSCGDYW
- the LOC131159430 gene encoding uncharacterized protein LOC131159430 isoform X4, which gives rise to MDEYSENEEARRNGVQSKEMEERTKVGLMRALVEAKEPSSQKVDDEMLRRFLRAREMDIEKASALFLKYIKWRRSFVPNGSISESQIPNQLSQNKMFLQGSDKKGRPITVIFGARHFPSALDEFKRFVVYALDIICMRMPEGQEKFVGIGDLEGWGYANSDIRGYIGSLSILQIVFVDNERLKSTLLQEIDESQLPEVYGGKLPLVPIQDSKPTSI
- the LOC131159430 gene encoding CRAL-TRIO domain-containing protein YKL091C-like isoform X2; its protein translation is MDEYSENEEARRNGVQSKEMEERTKVGLMRALVEAKEPSSQKVDDEMLRRFLRAREMDIEKASALFLKYIKWRRSFVPNGSISESQIPNQLSQNKMFLQGSDKKGRPITVIFGARHFPSALDEFKRFVVYALDIICMRMPEGQEKFVGIGDLEGWGYANSDIRGYIGSLSILQDYYPERLGKLFIVHAPFLFMTAWKVVYPFIDIKTRSKIVFVDNERLKSTLLQEIDESQLPEVYGGKLPLVPIQDSKPTSI
- the LOC131159430 gene encoding uncharacterized protein LOC131159430 isoform X3: MDEYSENEEARRNGVQSKEMEERTKVGLMRALVEAKEPSSQKVDDEMLRRFLRAREMDIEKASALFLKYIKWRRSFVPNGSISESQIPNQLSQNKMFLQGSDKKGRPITVIFGARHFPSALDEFKRKFTVHDMMIRMPEGQEKFVGIGDLEGWGYANSDIRGYIGSLSILQDYYPERLGKLFIVHAPFLFMTAWKVVYPFIDIKTRSKIVFVDNERLKSTLLQEIDESQLPEVYGGKLPLVPIQDSKPTSI
- the LOC131159430 gene encoding phosphatidylinositol/phosphatidylcholine transfer protein SFH12-like isoform X5 — protein: MDEYSENEEARRNGVQSKEMEERTKVGLMRALVEAKEPSSQKVDDEMLRRFLRAREMDIEKASALFLKYIKWRRSFVPNGSISESQIPNQLSQNKMFLQGSDKKGRPITVIFGARHFPSALDEFKRKFTVHDMMIRMPEGQEKFVGIGDLEGWGYANSDIRGYIGSLSILQIVFVDNERLKSTLLQEIDESQLPEVYGGKLPLVPIQDSKPTSI
- the LOC131159430 gene encoding uncharacterized protein LOC131159430 isoform X1; the encoded protein is MDEYSENEEARRNGVQSKEMEERTKVGLMRALVEAKEPSSQKVDDEMLRRFLRAREMDIEKASALFLKYIKWRRSFVPNGSISESQIPNQLSQNKMFLQGSDKKGRPITVIFGARHFPSALDEFKRFVVYALDIICMRMPEGQEKFVGIGDLEGWGYANSDIRGYIGSLSILQDYYPERLGKLFIVHAPFLFMTAWKVVYPFIDIKTRSKVRFWVLITFLFSFLSLVVTSVLFHCDFHFMYTSVTYMGAQCMHHNVHMLSKDIYKQAVIALIRMA